In Nonomuraea muscovyensis, one genomic interval encodes:
- the meaB gene encoding methylmalonyl Co-A mutase-associated GTPase MeaB: protein MRSLDDYVRGVTDGSRTWIARAITLVESSRPDHAALAQRLLVELTPLAGRARRVGVSGVPGVGKSTFIDALGVLLTGRGHRVAVLAVDPSSTRTGGSILGDKTRMSRLAADPSAFIRPSPTSGTLGGVTKATREAMVVVEAAGFDVVLVETVGVGQSETAVADMVDTFLLLTLARTGDQLQGIKKGVLELADVIAVNKADGEHRLAARKAARELAGALRMLRSDTVPPPVLTCSGQTGDGLPELWEQVLEHQAGLDLAAKRRRQQVQWTWTLVHDRLLAELRNDPEVAAIAGQVEAEVLAGTLTPALAADRLLSAFKRP, encoded by the coding sequence ATGCGGTCGCTCGACGACTACGTCCGGGGTGTGACGGACGGCTCCCGCACCTGGATCGCCCGCGCGATCACGCTGGTGGAGTCCAGCAGGCCCGACCACGCCGCGCTCGCCCAGCGCCTGCTCGTGGAGCTGACCCCGCTGGCCGGGAGGGCCCGGCGCGTCGGCGTCTCGGGGGTGCCCGGTGTGGGCAAGTCCACGTTCATCGACGCGCTGGGCGTCCTGCTGACCGGCCGGGGGCACCGGGTGGCCGTGCTCGCCGTGGACCCGTCCTCCACCAGGACCGGCGGCAGCATCCTCGGCGACAAGACACGCATGTCGCGCCTGGCGGCCGACCCGTCGGCGTTCATCCGGCCCTCGCCCACCTCCGGCACCCTGGGCGGTGTCACCAAGGCCACCAGGGAGGCGATGGTGGTGGTGGAGGCGGCCGGCTTCGACGTCGTCCTCGTCGAGACGGTCGGAGTCGGGCAGTCGGAGACGGCGGTGGCCGACATGGTCGACACGTTCCTGCTGCTCACGCTCGCCCGTACCGGCGACCAGCTCCAGGGCATCAAGAAGGGCGTGCTGGAGCTGGCGGACGTCATCGCGGTGAACAAGGCGGACGGCGAGCACCGGCTCGCGGCCCGCAAGGCCGCGCGCGAGCTCGCCGGGGCGCTGCGGATGCTCCGCTCCGACACCGTGCCGCCGCCGGTGCTCACCTGTAGCGGGCAGACCGGCGACGGCCTGCCCGAGCTGTGGGAGCAGGTCCTGGAACACCAGGCAGGGCTCGACCTCGCCGCCAAGCGGCGCCGCCAGCAGGTCCAGTGGACGTGGACGCTCGTCCACGACCGTCTCCTGGCCGAGTTGCGCAACGACCCGGAGGTGGCGGCCATCGCCGGACAGGTGGAGGCGGAGGTCCTGGCCGGCACCCTCACCCCGGCCCTCGCCGCGGACCGCCTCCTGTCGGCCTTCAAACGCCCCTGA
- a CDS encoding serine/threonine-protein kinase, whose amino-acid sequence MPNAEPLREGDPASVGPYRLAGRLGVGGQGVVYLAQAPNGAPVAVKVLRDGVTGDERFAEEIAAARRVEPLYVAQVLDAGVTGRPYVVTEYVDGPSLREAGPQAGADLQRLAVATATALAAIHRAGLVHRDFKPANVLLGAGGPRVTDFGLSAVFDGGGAATGGLAGTPAYMAPEQLAGHPGGPAADVFAWAAVMVVAATGVPPFGDDSLAAVVGRILHQEPRLGGLPKPLHPVVAACLVKDPTARPAMRDVLPRLLADQDPDPYATPPAAALPAEAPHRPQPASRTATSPGTPPDASPTPVSPGVPSAAHGQPTAPFEPGSPEPGLWHSREADPLPHRAAALPRRDPATGSQTHDFAPRLDGRPQPGPQGPAPWQDRAAVATAPGAMVWPPRDAATASPAEEPWQPEESDRHPAEPAPKRRRGKTVAIAGASGVSALALAGVIVWLTPTSPQPKSQSLPSASAEPSSAASRDASPTQRPRRTRTPTPAGTADPSPGDASPTGTGTTDPTATEAADRLRVGYLRATGTPNGDCWAGGQVTPRALVVRTGGPLTFRYAWIYDGTMVGQTSATVARNGRLALTAPRSLESAGGTHNVTLRITSPVVRQRTLSVTLCEREVP is encoded by the coding sequence ATGCCCAACGCCGAACCTCTGCGCGAGGGCGACCCGGCATCGGTGGGACCCTATCGGCTGGCCGGTCGCCTGGGCGTCGGCGGTCAGGGTGTCGTCTACCTCGCCCAGGCGCCCAACGGGGCGCCGGTCGCCGTCAAGGTGCTGCGCGACGGCGTCACCGGCGACGAGCGCTTCGCCGAGGAGATCGCCGCCGCGCGCCGGGTCGAGCCGCTGTACGTCGCCCAGGTCCTCGACGCGGGCGTCACCGGCCGGCCGTACGTGGTGACGGAGTACGTCGACGGGCCGTCGCTGCGGGAGGCCGGACCGCAGGCGGGTGCCGACCTGCAGCGGCTGGCGGTGGCGACCGCGACGGCGCTGGCCGCGATCCACCGGGCCGGCCTCGTCCACCGCGACTTCAAGCCGGCGAACGTGCTGCTCGGCGCCGGCGGGCCGAGGGTGACCGACTTCGGGCTGTCGGCCGTGTTCGACGGCGGCGGGGCGGCCACCGGCGGCCTCGCGGGCACGCCCGCGTACATGGCGCCGGAGCAGTTGGCGGGGCACCCCGGCGGGCCCGCGGCGGACGTGTTCGCGTGGGCGGCGGTGATGGTGGTCGCGGCCACGGGGGTGCCGCCGTTCGGCGACGACTCGCTGGCGGCGGTCGTCGGGCGCATCCTGCACCAGGAGCCCCGGCTCGGTGGGCTGCCGAAGCCGCTGCACCCGGTCGTCGCGGCCTGCCTGGTCAAGGACCCCACCGCCCGCCCGGCCATGCGGGACGTCCTGCCGCGCCTGCTCGCCGACCAGGACCCCGACCCGTACGCGACTCCCCCCGCCGCCGCCCTCCCGGCCGAGGCGCCCCACCGGCCCCAGCCCGCGTCGCGGACGGCCACGTCACCCGGAACGCCGCCCGACGCGTCACCGACCCCCGTATCGCCCGGTGTGCCGTCCGCCGCCCACGGACAACCCACGGCCCCCTTCGAGCCCGGCTCTCCGGAGCCCGGCCTCTGGCACAGCCGGGAAGCCGATCCCCTCCCGCATCGGGCCGCCGCCCTCCCGCGCCGGGATCCGGCGACCGGGTCGCAGACCCACGACTTCGCGCCCCGGCTGGACGGCCGCCCGCAGCCCGGCCCCCAAGGACCGGCGCCCTGGCAGGACCGGGCAGCCGTGGCGACGGCGCCGGGGGCGATGGTGTGGCCGCCGCGGGACGCCGCGACGGCCTCACCGGCCGAGGAGCCGTGGCAGCCCGAGGAGAGCGACCGGCACCCCGCCGAGCCCGCGCCGAAGCGGCGGCGGGGGAAGACCGTGGCCATCGCGGGGGCCTCCGGCGTGTCCGCCCTGGCGCTGGCGGGCGTGATCGTCTGGCTCACCCCGACCTCGCCGCAGCCCAAGTCGCAGTCCCTGCCGAGCGCCTCGGCCGAACCCTCGTCGGCCGCCTCCCGTGACGCCTCACCCACGCAGCGGCCGCGCAGGACGCGCACCCCCACGCCGGCGGGCACCGCCGACCCTTCGCCCGGCGACGCCTCCCCCACCGGCACGGGCACGACCGACCCCACCGCCACGGAGGCGGCCGACCGGCTCAGGGTGGGCTACCTCCGCGCGACCGGCACCCCGAACGGCGACTGCTGGGCGGGCGGCCAGGTGACCCCGCGCGCGCTGGTGGTGCGCACGGGCGGGCCTCTCACGTTCAGGTACGCCTGGATCTACGACGGCACCATGGTCGGCCAGACCTCGGCCACCGTCGCGCGGAACGGCAGGCTGGCCCTGACCGCGCCCCGCAGCCTGGAGAGCGCGGGCGGGACCCACAACGTCACCCTGCGGATCACCTCCCCCGTGGTCCGCCAGCGCACCCTCTCCGTCACCCTCTGCGAGCGCGAGGTCCCCTGA
- a CDS encoding serine/threonine-protein kinase produces MPQVEPLRDGDPAAMGPYRLLGRLGAGGQGVVYLGQYRDAAPVAVKVLHESVAGDDRLAREIAAARRVEPFCVAQVLDASFAGRPYVVTEYVDGPSLQQAGRHHGAELQRLAVATATALAAIHQAGVVHRDFKPANVLLGPGGPRVIDFGVARALDAGGSATSGIVGTPAYMAPEQLAGTGVGPPADVFAWASVIVFAATGTPPFGDDSLPAVINRILHNEPQLGDLAQPLRDVVLACLAKDPARRPAMQDVLLRLIGGRYAPPFQGPRPGPDRFGPGDSPPGPVRPGGTGPPPFGPGGGAGPSGPGGRDPFRPAGDGSGPFGAGDGGPATRPSRRRGRGGPAVIAAASAATALALGGALLWLEPWAAPARLPVTGNLAGASPVTPPPATRTPSRTPRPKRTARPRPTPSATVSRTPTRRSTTGPRATTTSARPTVRTSSARPVSGGGVRLLFVRSVGSWHADPGCYAGGDVLIQAKVERTGSGTRPIEFRYTWYFDGKAAGSGTSLVVDDTNLFNAPRSLQPAAGGGTRVASVRITSPGTAQKSVSVKFCEEETP; encoded by the coding sequence ATGCCCCAGGTCGAACCGCTGCGCGACGGCGATCCGGCGGCGATGGGACCGTATCGCCTGCTGGGGCGGCTGGGCGCGGGCGGCCAGGGGGTCGTCTACCTCGGCCAGTACCGGGACGCCGCGCCCGTGGCGGTCAAGGTGCTGCACGAGAGCGTGGCCGGCGACGACCGGCTCGCCCGGGAGATCGCCGCGGCACGCCGGGTTGAGCCGTTCTGCGTGGCGCAGGTGCTCGACGCGTCCTTCGCCGGCCGGCCGTACGTCGTCACCGAGTACGTGGACGGCCCGTCACTGCAGCAGGCAGGCCGCCACCACGGCGCCGAGTTGCAGCGGCTGGCGGTCGCCACGGCCACGGCGCTGGCCGCGATCCACCAGGCGGGCGTCGTGCACCGCGACTTCAAACCGGCGAACGTGCTGCTCGGCCCCGGCGGGCCGCGGGTGATCGACTTCGGCGTCGCACGGGCGCTGGACGCCGGCGGGTCCGCCACCAGCGGCATCGTCGGCACTCCGGCCTACATGGCGCCCGAACAGCTCGCGGGGACGGGGGTGGGGCCGCCGGCCGACGTGTTCGCCTGGGCGTCGGTGATCGTTTTCGCGGCCACCGGCACGCCGCCGTTCGGCGACGACTCGCTGCCCGCCGTGATCAACCGCATCCTGCACAACGAGCCACAGCTCGGCGACCTGGCACAGCCGCTGCGGGACGTGGTGCTCGCCTGCCTGGCCAAGGACCCCGCGCGCCGCCCCGCGATGCAGGACGTGCTGCTCCGGCTCATCGGCGGCCGGTACGCGCCGCCGTTCCAGGGGCCCCGCCCCGGTCCGGACCGGTTCGGCCCCGGCGACAGCCCGCCGGGCCCCGTCCGACCCGGCGGCACCGGGCCGCCCCCCTTCGGACCCGGCGGTGGGGCCGGACCGTCCGGGCCCGGCGGACGTGATCCGTTCCGGCCGGCCGGCGACGGATCGGGCCCCTTCGGAGCGGGGGACGGCGGGCCCGCCACGCGGCCGTCCCGCCGGCGAGGGCGGGGCGGGCCGGCGGTGATCGCGGCGGCGTCCGCCGCGACGGCGCTCGCGCTGGGCGGCGCGCTCCTCTGGCTGGAGCCCTGGGCCGCGCCGGCACGCCTGCCGGTCACCGGCAACCTGGCCGGCGCCTCACCGGTCACGCCGCCGCCCGCGACACGGACGCCGAGCCGCACGCCCCGGCCGAAGCGGACCGCCAGGCCCCGGCCCACCCCGAGCGCGACCGTGAGCCGCACGCCGACCCGGCGGTCCACGACCGGCCCGCGTGCCACGACCACCTCGGCCCGCCCCACGGTCCGCACCTCCAGCGCCCGCCCGGTCTCCGGGGGCGGCGTCCGGTTGCTGTTCGTCCGCTCGGTCGGCAGCTGGCACGCCGACCCGGGCTGCTACGCCGGCGGCGACGTGCTGATCCAGGCCAAGGTCGAGCGCACCGGCAGCGGCACCCGACCCATCGAGTTCCGCTACACGTGGTACTTCGACGGCAAGGCGGCGGGCAGCGGGACCAGCCTGGTCGTCGACGACACCAACCTGTTCAACGCGCCCCGCTCGCTCCAGCCCGCCGCCGGCGGCGGCACGCGCGTCGCGAGCGTGCGCATCACCTCGCCCGGGACCGCGCAGAAGTCGGTCTCGGTGAAGTTCTGTGAGGAGGAGACCCCCTGA
- a CDS encoding serine/threonine protein kinase, with product MPGGDPLRADDPAAVGPYRLVGRLGAGGQGVVYLAQAPGGRPVAVKVLGEGLAGDGGFAKEIEAARRVEPFCIAQVLDASLGGRPYIVTEYVDGPPLQQAGRHHGAELQRLAVATATALAAIHRAGVVHRDFKPANVLLGRDGPRVIDFGIARATDAAITVTSAIVGTPAYMAPEQLAGQVVGPQADVFAWAGVMVFAATGAPPFGNDSLPAVIRRILHDEPRLGDLPEPLRRIVYACLAKDPRARPAMQDVLLWLIGGRPVPGVQAERRPPAGPGDAPERGGPVRRARTDGTGHGRRQDAGRRRRRNLLVAASAAGMAVALASAVFWVAPMITVAQGSERTRAAPTSPADAPASGATGGRAKDRTTPTAGPSRVGRTPGPPASKSTTGATTPRPATSGPADSGRATSRPATSRPATSRPTTSTSATSGPTTSGPATRKPTSAATRTAAAAGGSVSVRLIIHRPRKPSGCYPRGNEVYAMVSGTAGAEAKYRWIVNGVDQGRSTTYLSRKELMMQGATGLDKPGRNTVVLRFETPRRVERKVTFTMCADYY from the coding sequence ATGCCCGGCGGCGATCCGTTACGGGCCGACGACCCCGCGGCGGTGGGGCCGTACCGGCTGGTGGGGCGCCTCGGCGCGGGCGGGCAGGGCGTCGTGTACCTGGCGCAGGCGCCCGGCGGCCGCCCTGTCGCGGTCAAGGTGCTGGGAGAAGGGCTGGCGGGCGACGGCGGGTTCGCCAAGGAGATCGAGGCGGCGCGGCGGGTGGAGCCGTTCTGCATCGCGCAGGTGCTCGACGCGTCGCTGGGCGGGCGCCCGTACATCGTGACCGAGTACGTGGACGGGCCGCCGCTGCAGCAGGCGGGCCGCCACCACGGTGCCGAGTTGCAGCGGCTGGCGGTGGCGACCGCGACGGCGCTGGCGGCGATCCACCGGGCGGGCGTCGTGCACCGCGACTTCAAGCCGGCGAACGTGCTGCTCGGCCGGGACGGCCCCCGCGTGATCGACTTCGGCATCGCCCGCGCCACCGACGCCGCCATCACGGTGACCAGCGCGATCGTCGGCACGCCCGCCTACATGGCGCCCGAGCAGCTCGCCGGGCAGGTCGTGGGGCCGCAGGCGGACGTCTTCGCGTGGGCCGGGGTGATGGTCTTCGCCGCGACGGGCGCGCCGCCGTTCGGCAACGACTCGCTGCCCGCCGTCATCCGGCGCATCCTGCACGACGAACCGCGGCTGGGGGACCTGCCCGAACCCCTGCGGCGGATCGTGTACGCGTGCCTGGCCAAGGATCCGCGCGCCCGGCCGGCGATGCAGGACGTGCTGCTGTGGCTGATCGGCGGCCGGCCCGTCCCGGGGGTGCAGGCGGAGCGACGGCCCCCGGCAGGCCCGGGGGACGCGCCGGAGCGTGGCGGTCCCGTCCGGCGGGCCCGAACGGACGGGACGGGACACGGGAGGAGGCAGGACGCCGGGCGGCGGAGACGGCGCAACCTGCTGGTCGCCGCCTCCGCCGCCGGGATGGCGGTGGCGCTGGCCTCGGCGGTGTTCTGGGTGGCACCCATGATCACCGTCGCGCAGGGCAGCGAGCGGACGCGGGCGGCCCCCACGTCCCCGGCCGATGCCCCCGCGAGCGGCGCCACGGGCGGCAGGGCGAAGGACCGGACCACACCCACGGCGGGCCCGTCACGCGTCGGCCGGACGCCCGGCCCGCCGGCCTCGAAGAGCACGACCGGTGCCACCACGCCGCGACCCGCCACCTCCGGGCCCGCCGACTCGGGGCGCGCCACGTCCAGGCCCGCGACGTCGAGACCCGCCACGTCGAGACCCACCACGTCCACGTCCGCCACGTCCGGACCCACCACGTCCGGACCCGCCACCAGGAAACCGACCTCGGCCGCGACCCGGACGGCCGCCGCCGCGGGCGGGTCCGTCTCGGTGCGGCTCATCATCCACCGGCCGCGCAAGCCCAGCGGCTGCTACCCCCGCGGGAACGAGGTGTACGCCATGGTCAGCGGGACGGCGGGCGCCGAGGCCAAGTACCGCTGGATCGTCAACGGGGTGGACCAGGGCCGCAGCACCACCTACCTGTCCCGGAAGGAGCTGATGATGCAGGGCGCGACGGGCCTCGACAAGCCGGGCCGCAACACCGTCGTCCTCAGGTTCGAGACCCCCCGGCGGGTCGAGCGCAAGGTGACCTTCACCATGTGCGCGGACTACTACTGA
- the scpA gene encoding methylmalonyl-CoA mutase, translating to MIPDFSGVPLTGPGAPASRGGEAAKDGEVWETPEGIAVKPLYTAADLDGLDFLHTCPGAAPFLRGPYPTMYVNQPWTIRQYAGFSTAEDSNAFYRRNLAAGQKGLSVAFDLATHRGYDSDHPRVAGDVGMAGVAIDSIYDMRVLFDGIPLDRMSVSMTMNGAVLPVLALYIVAAEEQGVAPEQLAGTIQNDILKEFMVRNTYIYPPAPSMRIISDIFAYTSEKMPKFNSISISGYHIQEAGATLDLELAYTLADGVEYLRAGVAAGMDVDRFAPRLSFFWCIGMNVFMEVAKLRAARLLWAKLVSGFGATNPKSLSLRTHSQTSGWSLTAQDVFNNVARTCVEAMAATQGHTQSLHTNALDEALALPSDFSARIARNTQLLLQQESGTTRVIDPWGGSYYVERLTHDLAERAWAHIEEVEAAGGMARAIEAGLPKLRIEEAAARAQARIDSGRQPVIGVNKYRPDADRPIEVLKVDNSAVRAQQLDKLRRLRAERDPAAVARALDALTKAAGHPAPGLEHNLLKLAVDAARAKATVGEISDALERVFGRHAGQIRTISGVYRDEAGSSAGIERVRQACADFERAEGRRPRILVAKMGQDGHDRGQKVIATAFADLGFDVDVGPLFQTPEEVARQAVEADVHIVGVSSLAAGHLTLVPALRRALADLDAEDVMIVVGGVIPPGDFAELRAAGAAAIFPPGTVIADAALDLLAALRGRQ from the coding sequence ATGATCCCCGACTTCTCCGGCGTCCCGCTGACCGGCCCCGGCGCGCCGGCCTCCCGCGGCGGCGAGGCCGCGAAGGACGGCGAGGTGTGGGAGACGCCCGAGGGCATCGCCGTCAAGCCCCTCTACACGGCCGCCGACCTCGACGGGCTCGACTTCCTGCACACCTGTCCGGGCGCGGCTCCGTTCCTGCGCGGGCCGTACCCGACCATGTACGTCAACCAGCCGTGGACGATCCGCCAGTACGCGGGCTTCTCCACGGCCGAGGACTCCAACGCCTTCTACCGGCGCAACCTCGCGGCCGGTCAGAAGGGCCTGTCGGTGGCGTTCGACCTGGCCACGCACCGCGGCTACGACTCCGACCATCCGCGGGTGGCGGGCGACGTGGGCATGGCCGGGGTGGCGATCGACTCGATCTACGACATGCGGGTGCTGTTCGACGGGATCCCGCTGGACCGGATGTCGGTCTCGATGACGATGAACGGGGCGGTGCTGCCCGTCCTGGCGTTGTACATCGTGGCCGCCGAGGAGCAGGGGGTGGCGCCGGAGCAGCTCGCGGGGACCATCCAGAACGACATCCTCAAGGAGTTCATGGTCCGCAACACCTACATCTACCCACCGGCGCCATCCATGCGGATCATCTCGGACATCTTCGCCTACACCAGCGAGAAGATGCCGAAGTTCAACTCGATCAGCATCTCCGGCTACCACATCCAGGAGGCCGGGGCGACGCTCGACCTGGAGCTGGCCTACACGCTGGCCGACGGGGTGGAGTACCTGCGGGCGGGCGTCGCCGCCGGGATGGACGTCGACCGGTTCGCGCCCCGGCTGTCGTTCTTCTGGTGCATCGGCATGAACGTCTTCATGGAGGTCGCCAAGCTGCGCGCCGCCCGGCTGCTGTGGGCGAAGCTGGTGTCCGGGTTCGGGGCGACGAACCCCAAGTCGTTGTCGCTGCGTACGCACTCGCAGACGTCGGGCTGGTCGCTGACCGCGCAGGACGTCTTCAACAACGTGGCCCGCACCTGCGTCGAGGCCATGGCCGCCACCCAGGGGCACACCCAGTCGCTGCACACCAACGCCCTCGACGAGGCCCTGGCGCTGCCCAGCGACTTCTCCGCCCGCATCGCCCGCAACACCCAGCTCCTCCTGCAGCAGGAGTCGGGCACCACCCGGGTGATCGACCCGTGGGGCGGCTCCTACTACGTCGAGCGCCTCACCCACGACCTCGCCGAACGCGCCTGGGCGCACATCGAGGAGGTCGAGGCCGCGGGCGGCATGGCCAGGGCCATCGAGGCGGGCCTGCCCAAGCTGCGCATCGAGGAGGCGGCGGCCCGCGCCCAGGCCCGCATCGACTCCGGCCGGCAGCCGGTCATCGGCGTCAACAAGTACCGCCCGGACGCCGACAGGCCGATCGAGGTGCTCAAGGTCGACAACAGCGCCGTCCGCGCGCAGCAGCTCGACAAGCTGCGCCGGCTGCGGGCCGAACGCGACCCGGCGGCCGTCGCCCGGGCGCTCGACGCGCTCACCAAGGCCGCCGGCCACCCGGCGCCCGGTCTGGAGCACAACCTGCTCAAGCTCGCCGTCGACGCGGCCCGCGCCAAGGCCACCGTGGGTGAGATCTCCGACGCGCTGGAGCGGGTGTTCGGCCGGCACGCCGGTCAGATCCGTACCATTTCGGGGGTGTACCGCGACGAGGCGGGCTCCTCCGCCGGCATCGAGCGGGTGCGGCAGGCGTGCGCCGACTTCGAGCGCGCCGAGGGCCGCCGCCCGCGCATCCTCGTGGCCAAGATGGGCCAGGACGGCCACGACCGCGGCCAGAAGGTGATCGCCACCGCCTTCGCCGACCTCGGGTTCGACGTGGACGTCGGGCCGCTGTTCCAGACGCCCGAGGAGGTGGCCCGCCAGGCGGTGGAGGCCGACGTGCACATCGTCGGCGTCTCGTCGCTGGCCGCCGGTCACCTGACGCTGGTGCCCGCCCTGCGGCGGGCGCTGGCCGATCTCGACGCCGAGGACGTCATGATCGTGGTGGGCGGGGTGATCCCGCCCGGCGACTTCGCGGAGCTGCGCGCGGCGGGCGCCGCCGCGATCTTCCCGCCGGGCACCGTGATCGCCGACGCCGCCCTGGACCTGCTGGCGGCGTTGCGCGGCCGTCAGTAG
- a CDS encoding methylmalonyl-CoA mutase family protein, giving the protein MRLAAGFPSTTRDDWRALALDVLRRSGVETDSPEEALSTPTYDGVTLAPLYDAGDLPATPPFDRAARAATGWDVRQRHAVPDPEAVLADLENGVTSLWLVVGDGAIPVGELGRVLKDVHLDLAPIVLDAGPRTTEAADALLVLAAGRGAAVTGNLGAGAPGAGETAVRLALRCAAEFPGLRAVTVDATPYHDAGGGDADELGCSIALGVGHLRRLTDAGLGVAEAFGQLEFRYAATGDQFATIAKLRAARRLWGRVAEVCGVPDAAQLQHAVTSSAMMTARDPYVNMLRTTVACFAAGVGGADAVTVQPFDAVFGPPDAFARRIARNTQALLLEEAGAGRVADPAGGSWYVERRTEDLAERAWAWFQEIEATGGAEAAGPLIAERVAGTRRRRDADIAHRRFPITGVSEFPNLAEQPLARPATGPAATASDAASDVSSADGEAAGGLPRIRYAREFEALRDLADAQPDRPKVFLATIGPVAVHTPRATFAANLFQAGGLATETAGPGEDPEQIATAFAVSGSTVACLCSSDRMYEQHAEAVAAALRRAGAKRVWLAGKGRHEGVDACLHTGCDALGVLRTTFDDLGVAR; this is encoded by the coding sequence ATGAGACTGGCAGCGGGCTTCCCCTCCACCACGCGCGACGACTGGCGGGCGCTAGCCCTGGACGTCCTGCGCCGGTCCGGGGTGGAGACCGACTCCCCGGAGGAGGCGCTGTCCACACCCACCTACGACGGGGTGACGCTCGCGCCGCTCTACGACGCCGGCGACCTGCCGGCCACGCCCCCGTTCGACCGCGCGGCCCGCGCCGCCACGGGGTGGGACGTGCGGCAGCGGCACGCCGTCCCCGACCCGGAGGCCGTGCTGGCCGACCTGGAGAACGGCGTCACGTCGCTCTGGCTGGTCGTCGGCGACGGCGCGATCCCCGTGGGCGAGCTGGGCCGGGTGCTGAAGGACGTCCACCTCGACCTCGCCCCGATCGTGCTGGACGCCGGGCCGCGCACCACCGAGGCGGCCGACGCGCTGCTCGTGCTGGCCGCCGGGCGCGGAGCCGCCGTCACGGGCAACCTCGGAGCGGGCGCGCCGGGCGCCGGGGAGACGGCCGTGCGGCTGGCGCTGCGGTGCGCCGCCGAGTTCCCCGGGTTGCGTGCCGTCACCGTGGACGCCACGCCGTACCACGACGCGGGCGGCGGCGACGCCGACGAACTGGGCTGCTCGATCGCGCTGGGGGTCGGCCACCTGCGCAGGCTGACCGACGCCGGCCTGGGGGTCGCGGAGGCGTTCGGGCAGCTGGAGTTCCGCTACGCGGCGACGGGCGACCAGTTCGCCACCATCGCCAAGCTGCGCGCCGCGCGAAGGCTGTGGGGCAGGGTGGCCGAGGTGTGCGGCGTGCCGGACGCGGCCCAGCTTCAGCACGCGGTGACGAGCTCCGCCATGATGACGGCCCGCGACCCCTACGTGAACATGCTGCGCACCACCGTGGCCTGCTTCGCCGCTGGGGTGGGCGGCGCCGACGCGGTGACCGTGCAGCCCTTCGACGCCGTCTTCGGTCCGCCCGACGCGTTCGCCCGCCGGATCGCCCGCAACACGCAGGCACTGCTGCTGGAGGAGGCGGGCGCCGGCAGGGTGGCCGACCCCGCCGGAGGCTCCTGGTACGTCGAGCGGCGCACGGAGGACCTGGCCGAGCGGGCCTGGGCGTGGTTCCAGGAGATCGAGGCCACGGGCGGCGCCGAGGCGGCCGGGCCGCTGATCGCCGAGCGGGTCGCCGGCACCCGGCGGCGCCGCGACGCCGACATCGCCCATCGCCGCTTCCCGATCACGGGCGTGAGTGAGTTCCCCAACCTCGCCGAGCAGCCCCTCGCCCGCCCCGCCACCGGGCCCGCGGCGACCGCCTCCGATGCCGCCTCCGATGTCTCCTCCGCCGACGGCGAGGCGGCGGGCGGGCTGCCGCGCATCCGGTACGCGCGGGAGTTCGAGGCGCTGCGGGATCTCGCCGACGCCCAGCCCGACCGGCCCAAGGTGTTCCTGGCCACGATCGGCCCGGTCGCCGTGCACACGCCGCGTGCCACGTTCGCCGCCAACCTCTTCCAGGCGGGCGGTCTGGCCACCGAGACCGCCGGCCCCGGCGAGGACCCCGAGCAGATCGCCACCGCGTTCGCCGTCAGCGGCTCCACGGTCGCCTGCCTGTGCTCCAGCGACCGCATGTACGAGCAGCACGCCGAGGCCGTGGCCGCGGCCCTGAGACGGGCCGGGGCGAAACGGGTGTGGCTCGCCGGGAAGGGGCGCCACGAGGGCGTGGACGCCTGCCTCCACACCGGCTGCGACGCCCTCGGGGTGCTGCGCACGACGTTCGACGACCTGGGAGTGGCCCGATGA
- a CDS encoding peptidoglycan recognition protein family protein, whose amino-acid sequence MAIDIVPRRAWGARAPRGGYTQLDSTRGVKVHYTGGRVDPGVVGDHDLCVSLVQSIQRHHMDGNGWMDIGYSFVACPHRKVFEGRGLHRLPAANGSGLNSGHYAVLGLVGNAGLVQPPDGVLHAVLDAIEHLRERGGAGREIKGHRDGYSTDCPGEPLYAWVRRGAPRPGDGDGDGDGTEAPPFPGRVLRYPPVTRGEDVRTWQRQMRARGWEIAVDGAYGGASRDVCRRFQRQQGVEDDGVVGPVTWRLAWEAPGTPEAAGTPEAADAPEGPEAPLT is encoded by the coding sequence GTGGCCATCGACATCGTGCCACGCCGTGCCTGGGGCGCCCGCGCCCCCCGCGGCGGCTACACGCAGTTGGACTCGACCAGGGGAGTCAAGGTCCACTACACCGGCGGCAGGGTGGACCCCGGCGTCGTCGGCGACCACGACCTCTGCGTGTCCCTGGTCCAGTCGATCCAGCGTCACCACATGGACGGCAACGGCTGGATGGACATCGGCTATTCCTTCGTGGCGTGTCCGCATCGGAAGGTGTTCGAGGGGCGGGGACTGCACCGGCTGCCCGCGGCCAACGGGTCCGGGCTGAACTCGGGGCACTACGCCGTGCTGGGGCTGGTCGGCAACGCCGGGCTGGTGCAGCCGCCCGACGGCGTGCTGCACGCCGTTCTCGACGCCATCGAGCACCTGCGGGAGCGGGGCGGCGCCGGCCGGGAGATCAAGGGACACCGGGACGGCTACTCCACCGACTGCCCCGGCGAGCCGCTGTACGCGTGGGTCAGACGGGGCGCCCCCCGGCCCGGCGACGGCGACGGCGACGGTGACGGGACCGAGGCTCCGCCGTTCCCCGGCAGGGTGCTGCGGTATCCGCCCGTGACGCGCGGTGAGGACGTGCGCACCTGGCAGCGGCAGATGCGCGCGCGGGGATGGGAGATCGCGGTGGACGGCGCCTACGGCGGCGCCTCGCGGGACGTGTGCCGCCGGTTCCAGCGCCAGCAGGGCGTCGAGGACGACGGCGTCGTCGGGCCCGTCACCTGGCGACTGGCGTGGGAGGCACCCGGGACGCCCGAGGCAGCCGGGACGCCCGAGGCGGCCGACGCGCCAGAGGGACCGGAGGCACCCCTAACCTGA